The following are encoded together in the Peromyscus leucopus breed LL Stock chromosome 1, UCI_PerLeu_2.1, whole genome shotgun sequence genome:
- the Cuedc2 gene encoding CUE domain-containing protein 2 isoform X1: protein MELERIVSSALLAFVQTHLPEADVSGLDEVIFSYVLGVLEDLGPSGPSEENFDMDAFTEMMEAYVPGFAHIPRGIIGDMMQKLSVQLSDARNKENLHPQSSCVQGQVPIFPETLRQPEKLKEETRSSAAAGDTQDEAAGAEEELLPGVDALLEVFPTCSVEQAQWVLAKARGDLEEAVQMLVEGKEEGPPGWDGPDQDLPRRLRGPQKDELKSFILQKYMMVDSAEDQKTHRPMAPKEAPKKLIRYIDNQVVSTKGERFKDVRNPEAEEMKATYINLKPARKYRFH from the exons atggagctggagaggaTCGTCAGTTCAGCTCTCCTTGCTTTCGTGCAGACACACCTCCCGGAGGCGGACGTCAG TGGCTTGGATGAGGTCATCTTCTCCTATGTGCTTGGGGTCCTGGAGGACCTGGGCCCCTCAGGACCCTCTGAGGAGAACTTTGATATGGATGCCTTCACAGAGATGATGGAGGCTTATGTGCCTGGCTTTGCGCACATCCCCAG GGGCATAATAGGGGACATGATGCAGAAGCTCTCGGTGCAGCTCAGTGATGCTAGGAACAAAG aGAACCTGCACCCACAGAGCTCCTGTGTCCAAGGTCAGGTGCCCATTTTTCCAGAGACCCTGAGGCAACCCGAAAAGCTCAAAGAAGAGACCAGgtcttctgctgctgctggggacacCCAAGATGAG GCAGCTGGTGCTGAGGAAGAGCTTCTGCCGGGAGTAGATGCACTCCTGGAGGTATTCCCTACCTGTTCTGTGGAGCAGGCCCAGTGGGTGTTGGCCAAAGCTCGGGGGGACTTGGAAGAAGCTGTACAGATGCTGGTAGAGGGCAAAGAAGAGGGGCCTCCAGGCTGGGACGGCCCAGATCAG GACTTGCCCAGGCGCCTCAGAGGCCCCCAGAAGGATGAACTGAAGTCCTTCATCCTTCAAAA GTACATGATGGTGGATAGTGCAGAGGATCAGAAGACCCACCGGCCCATGGCTCCCAAGGAG GCCCCCAAGAAGCTGATCCGATACATTGACAACCAAGTAGTAAGCACCAAAGGGGAGCGATTCAAAGATGTACGGAACCCTGAGGCCGAGGAGATGAAGGCCACGTACATCAACCTCAAGCCAGCCAGAAAGTACCGCTTCCACTGA
- the Cuedc2 gene encoding CUE domain-containing protein 2 isoform X2 codes for MELERIVSSALLAFVQTHLPEADVSGLDEVIFSYVLGVLEDLGPSGPSEENFDMDAFTEMMEAYVPGFAHIPRGIIGDMMQKLSVQLSDARNKETLRQPEKLKEETRSSAAAGDTQDEAAGAEEELLPGVDALLEVFPTCSVEQAQWVLAKARGDLEEAVQMLVEGKEEGPPGWDGPDQDLPRRLRGPQKDELKSFILQKYMMVDSAEDQKTHRPMAPKEAPKKLIRYIDNQVVSTKGERFKDVRNPEAEEMKATYINLKPARKYRFH; via the exons atggagctggagaggaTCGTCAGTTCAGCTCTCCTTGCTTTCGTGCAGACACACCTCCCGGAGGCGGACGTCAG TGGCTTGGATGAGGTCATCTTCTCCTATGTGCTTGGGGTCCTGGAGGACCTGGGCCCCTCAGGACCCTCTGAGGAGAACTTTGATATGGATGCCTTCACAGAGATGATGGAGGCTTATGTGCCTGGCTTTGCGCACATCCCCAG GGGCATAATAGGGGACATGATGCAGAAGCTCTCGGTGCAGCTCAGTGATGCTAGGAACAAAG AGACCCTGAGGCAACCCGAAAAGCTCAAAGAAGAGACCAGgtcttctgctgctgctggggacacCCAAGATGAG GCAGCTGGTGCTGAGGAAGAGCTTCTGCCGGGAGTAGATGCACTCCTGGAGGTATTCCCTACCTGTTCTGTGGAGCAGGCCCAGTGGGTGTTGGCCAAAGCTCGGGGGGACTTGGAAGAAGCTGTACAGATGCTGGTAGAGGGCAAAGAAGAGGGGCCTCCAGGCTGGGACGGCCCAGATCAG GACTTGCCCAGGCGCCTCAGAGGCCCCCAGAAGGATGAACTGAAGTCCTTCATCCTTCAAAA GTACATGATGGTGGATAGTGCAGAGGATCAGAAGACCCACCGGCCCATGGCTCCCAAGGAG GCCCCCAAGAAGCTGATCCGATACATTGACAACCAAGTAGTAAGCACCAAAGGGGAGCGATTCAAAGATGTACGGAACCCTGAGGCCGAGGAGATGAAGGCCACGTACATCAACCTCAAGCCAGCCAGAAAGTACCGCTTCCACTGA
- the Fbxl15 gene encoding F-box/LRR-repeat protein 15, whose product MEPPMEQSGGEQEPGAVRLLDLPWEDVLLPHVLNWVPLRQLLRLQRVSRAFRALVQLHLAGLRRFDAAQVGPQIPRAALARLLRDAEGLQELALAPCHEWLSDEDLVPVLARNPQLRSVALAGCGQLSRRALGALAEGCPRLQRLSLAHCDWVDGLALRGLADRCPALEELDLTACRQLKDEAIVYLAQRRGAGLRSLSLAVNANVGDTAVQELARNCPQLEHLDLTGCLRVGSDGVRTLAEYCPALRSLRVRHCHHVAEPSLSRLRKRGVDIDVEPPLHQALVLLQDMAGFAPFVNLQV is encoded by the exons ATGGAGCCACCGATGGAGCAGTCCGGAGGGGAGCAAGAACCGGGAGCTGTCAG GCTCCTGGACCTGCCCTGGGAAGACGTGCTGCTCCCGCACGTCCTCAACTGGGTCCCGCTGCGCCAGCTGCTCCGGCTGCAGCGCGTCAGCCGCGCCTTCCGGGCGCTCGTTCAGCTGCACCTGGCCGGGCTGCGCCGCTTCGACGCCGCTCAG GTGGGTCCACAGATTCCACGGGCCGCCTTAGCCCGGCTACTGCGGGATGCCGAGGGGCTGCAGGAGCTGGCGCTGGCTCCGTGTCACGAATGGCTGTCGGACGAGGACCTGGTGCCAGTCCTGGCGCGGAACCCGCAGCTACGGAGCGTGGCGCTGGCCGGCTGCGGCCAACTGAGTCGCCGAGCGCTGGGGGCGCTGGCCGAGGGCTGCCCGCGTCTGCAGCGCCTTTCGCTCGCTCACTGTGACTGGGTGGACGGGCTGGCACTACGTGGCCTCGCCGACCGCTGCCCGGCTCTGGAGGAGCTAGACCTCACCGCCTGTCGCCAGCTCAAGGACGAGGCCATCGTGTACCTGGCGCAGAGACGCGGCGCGGGCCTCCGCAGCCTCTCGTTGGCTGTCAACGCCAATGTGGGGGACACCGCGGTCCAAGAGTTGGCTCGAAACTGCCCGCAACTCGAGCACCTCGACCTCACAGGCTGCCTTCGGGTCGGAAGCGACGGTGTCAG gACCCTGGCGGAGTACTGCCCGGCGCTGCGCTCCCTGCGCGTGCGGCACTGCCACCATGTGGCCGAGCCCAGCCTGAGCCGCTTGCGGAAACGTGGTGTGGACATCGACGTGGAGCCACCCCTGCACCAGGCCCTGGTGCTGCTCCAGGACATGGCGGGCTTCGCGCCCTTTGTCAACCTGCAGGTCTGA